CTGCATCTCgtaacctatgaattaagttatttttgttgagaatagggtacctaatccactctaaaactttattcaatggtttgtaattaataactagacgagaaacaaatttgaatttaaccttttgaccaaaagggtcggtagtgATACTATCTTTTTcagttaaaaaatgatataaagatgaaataaaaagaatccCTAAAaacactttgtcagacatgtttctgactaaAAATAGAAGGGATTGATATTATATCACTTTACTCAGAATATATATGAGGGATGAAACAATCACATGAGGTTGGTTGTTTCATCTGTCCAAACAAATTACATCCACAATATATAAAACATTCCCTGGCTAATAATTAAACACATTCATTCAGCAACTGTCATAAATCCACCACTAAATTACCTTCCCAGACAGTCAATATTTACTAAGCCAGCATATTGTAGCCACTGACCAAATACAACATATTAATACTAAGTTTGCCACTAAATCCAAAGTTACATAAACCTGGGCAGCAAGCAAATTAATATAACAACGGGGCGGGCTGAGGCAGGAAAATCTTCACTTGAACAGCAGTCCATCACAACAAAAATTTGTTGTaccaccatgcatgcatctagTTGAATTATATCTTCTACGTCAATCTGAGGCTTACACACAACATCTTAGCTCTGGCCTAGCTAAGATGATCAACAAAAGCAGCAACCAATATAGGCTCCTCTGTGGAAACAACCACCTAGTAGGACAACCAAGCAGTTAGAAGGAAAGCCACCGGAGTCCTTTGTCAAGTAACCCAATCAAGTTATACTTTATCAATCAATTATATACCTGCCCTTTGGAAGAAACACACTGCCCAGGTTTATTTTACTCAAGAAAAAGATgtataaaactattttaaacCTCTTCAGCATGCGTCACATTTCCTGACCATCAACCCATAAGTAGCCATAACCCACTAAAACTTTCATTATTAGACTTTTCATTACTCATTACTCTACAATATAAGAAACACATCATGCTTCACACAACCCTTACATAGCAATCCCCATTCCATGCTTTGTTATAGTATTCATTCCCATACAtctaattactttttatttcccAAATGTACTGGCAGCAATTTTACTCTTCATATGTAGTTAAATGTTCTCTCAATATGAATCCCATACGAGGTAAAACTGATAGCGAGCAAGGCattaatataaatgaaaaataccaAATGAATTACAGTATTAAATGGGTAACCTTGTCTCCACAACATCTAAGCTGCATGTATAGTCCACCAAGATTCTAATGTCATCTTTGTCGCAAAACCACTATGCAAGCACTGCTTCTACCTGTAAGTGTAAGTAGAAACATGGGAATAGAGTGTTAGTATGCCACTTCTTATGATTCCTACTTACAAACTATTACATAAATAGTTTGTCACCtgattttacctataaaaaaaatttgaaaatatatttaatcacttgattgaAGATGAGTCAGGGCACATACCATATGACcagattatatatatcttctaacCAATGGGTATGATCATGGCCCATACTAGATCACACTACTCTCAAAATTCAGATCCTAGTTCATGCATCCAAACGTACAGTTAACTATATAGACAACCACATACTATATCTTCTAACTACTTCATGCACTGACTGCCCAAGAACACCTAGTTTCTCCCCCCATAAAATATGTGATGCCACAAAACAGTTTTTACATATGGGCATTTCACCAACCAAAAAACCTCACAAAAAGCccccacaaaatattttttgtcttcaTTGCTGTCCTAAGCAGCTCCCTGAGTCTCTCTCTGAGACTCTCCTTGTGACATTCCTGACATTAGGCTGTACAATGTCTTCTCATACTCATGTTGCCTCTGTAATAGTACTCTAACATCTCCCCTTAACTTCTCAAACTGAGTCTTGTAATACTCAGGatcctttttatatatttcctcTTCTTCAGCAGGACGTTTCTCCCGTTCACGAACTTGTTGTCGTGTAGATGTGGGTATTACCATCTCGCCTAGACCTCTAGCATACCCTGGTCTATGGCCTAGTACCTCCCTAAATACAGAAGCTGCTGCCTCGTCAGTACGTTGCTCAGGTTCCATACCTTCCATCTTGTCAACCATTTGCTTCTGCACAGAGTATAGGTAATTGTGTAAATTAAACCATAACTTGTTCTGATCTTATTAAACCATAACTTGTGTAAAATAAACCACAACTTTTTCTGCACATAGTCTAGTAGCTATGACAGTGAAGTTACTATAGAACCTTGTGTTAATGATAGACCATAAATTCAAGCAGTAGGTATAGacaaaattctcacataaagCTCTTCTGTCGTGGATGTCACGAATTTGTCTTTACTCCTATACCAACGGACTTCCTTGTAAAACTCAACCAAGTTTGCTGTAGTCGAACGCTGTGCAACAATGAAGCATAAAGAGAAATCTTACACACTAAAATCTCAATATTTCCAAAATGTATCCATATTTTACAGCAAGCTGATTTTTCCATGTGCCGTTATTTGATTAATGTGCAATGTTGAAAACGTGATGACAAAACAAGCCATTAAATCTTAAATCTTGACCATCCTATAGTTTATAATACATTAGTCTTAATAAACATTAAGGCTGTATATTTTCTAGCAGTGAAGTTCCAGTAAGGTTAAGATGGGTTTCCTGATTACTGGTATTGAAATCTGGATCAATGTCATTGGTCTACTTGTGGTTTGTCCTTGCCTAAATATAGGTTCTTATGTTTTAGTATTTCACTATTTTTAGTCATTGACATACGACGATGAAGTTATGAAACATAATATACCTTCTTCATAACTCTCACAAATGACTTCTTTCCGGCGGtgtaattggttttcagcttGTTGCGGTtctctttgttttgctttgacaTTTTCTGCAAAGACAACAAGACATGAGAACTTTGAACATTGTTCTttatattattcacaaatatttttccaaaccACAACTATCATAAAAACATATAGTTTTAATGGTTGCATATACCTTGAATGCCTCACTTCCCCATCTACCACATAACTTCACCCAAACTAAATTAGATACCAATTCAGTCCTGCCAGCCAATGCTTCCTCATGGCTACCATATGACAAATATTTCTTGTGCAGCTTATGGTGGAAAGCGTTGAATAACTTATGCAACTGTTTCCACACCGTCTGTCTATGATTGGCCAAATCCCAATCCAAAATGAAGTCAGCCTAAACAAATCAAGTCATTAGTTTCAACTACATAATCATTTAACTTTGAGCTAAACCATATCAGATGCAAGTTAAATAGAAGCTTACCCGAACACATTCCATCAGTTCATCCTTCTCTACCGCCGGAACATCAGTCCATCATGGGTGACTCATGTCCGCATGATGCTTTAATATCCATGTGACCCTTGTGGTAAACATGTTCGCATTCTCACAACATGGGGCTGTTTGCCCACCATTAATTTTGAGTGGTATTTTCCCGTGCTTTCGAAGCTTATCAAACTCAATGCATTTGGCAGGACCTCGTCCACGGCTCTTTGGTCCAACATTTGTTGGTATCGGCTCCGGAACAACTTCACCTACAAGgaatatcaaatttaataaacCGCTGGTCTGACTTTTGAGGCAGAATTATAAACCAAACATGTATATAAACTTCATAATATTCAGCACAATAGGTGAGCATAATAAAAGAATCAACCATTGCAACCTCTACTTGTGTGGGCATCCAATATTGGATGCGCAACTTCTGTCTCAGCAACTATACTTGGAGGCTGCGTTGAATCGTCAGAACTATCCTCGTTGACATTTTTGCTGGGGTCCATGATGAAAGTCTTGGAGGACGTGGTGGTCTCCTGTAAGCCCCAGTTCGTTTGAAGCTGCCACCTCGTCTGAGCCCGCTTTTTGTCCAATTAGTGCCATATATCTTATACTTGAACCTGCCTATTATAATCACAATCCATATTTCATTAGTGAATATAGACATTTAAGAGCTGTGTAAGGGGCCATTCAGGGTGATTCAACTTCTGAAACAACCTAAATACAACACATTTAATCTTATCAAACTGAAATCTAAATGTTGGTAGAGCTAgcagaaagagagaaagaagcaAATATTAAGCCTCATCCTGATTTCAACATCTACATGAAGGTAAAAAGGAATACACTGCCACTTACATGTCACATTAAGAGATATAACAATGGCAAAAACATCAACCTTCCATTTAATGTGTTATATGTGAAAGCTATGTTAAAaccaaaagaatattttttttaaaaaaaatttgcttttgaaaatatttatttattttttaaatgggaTTGTTAATTCAGGTAGTAGCAACAGAAGAGTTGAATGCTGCTCCACTCACTATGCCAAATTTTGAAGGGAGGCtatctttgtgtgtgtgtgtgtgtgtgtgtgtgtgtgtgtgtaattatCGCATGTTAAATTAAGCAGGAAGCTAGTGCTATGTAtcaatcattcattcatcataTGGATACATAGCTTTTTACAAAGAATTACATACATCAATGACTGATCCATGCATGCAGGGACCTCCCTTCAAGCTATATCCCCTTTGAGGCATGATATGGGCAAATGATTCATGGCGCAAGCAGGAAAAAAAGTTGGCATCAAGTCACAGTAAATAGAGCCTCCTTTACAGATTTATAAACTGAGAAACTACCTTTTCGAAACCAAATACAAGATATCTCAATAATATTACCATATAAAACAAGCACAAAAAAGCTACAGATTTATCACAAAGGTAAAAGGGTTGAACACATACCTTGTAAGAGAAATATATCTTGCGTGATAGCAAGCAAAAAAACCCGCTAGCTGCTGGTACTAGCAATATATTTGTAGAAGAGAAATCCTGGTTTCTTGAAGCTTCATGCACCAACCATGGCCAATGCCCACAAAGAGATGAAAACACTTCCACGAATCCCTACCAGAAGCTAATCCACTGGGTACAGAGAGTATTAAGTGATTTTCAGTTGTGTTGCCCACCCATAAGGTTGCCTACTACCACTCTCTGGTTTGTACTAAGCTATCACATCAGTTCACTGGGTAGCTGAACTCAGCTTTTACATCTTTGTCCTTTCATTTGGCTCAAGGCGGCAAAGTCTCCCGCCCACCGCACTAGCCATATTTTTCCCAACTGACTTCACCTTACTAACTTTTAGTTAGGtccttatattttataacaatgcAACGTAATATTTAGTTAAAGTCATACGTTTTAACACTTAATTAAAGTTATACTTTTTAGCAATTAATTTCATACTTTTTAGCAATTAATTTTACTTCACCTTACTAATatatacttcattttataataatgcaacacaatatttactttattgtcataCTTTTTATATTCACCTTACTAACTTTTACATAGGtccttatattttataataatgcaACGCAATATTTGGTTAAAGTCATACTTTTTAACACTCAGTTAAAGTCATACTTTTTAGCAATTAATTTTACTTCACCTTACTAACTTTTACTTaattacttcattttataataatgtaATGCAATATAAGTGTTGAAGTCATACTTTTTAACACTTAATTAAATGTGCAGTAGGTATATTGAAATTGGTAAGGTTTGAGCCTTGCAGTAAATTACTTAACATTACCCCTCTTTGCAATTGCATCGTTTAATTAGTCAGATAaaagtttttggattttttttctcttttgtttattAGTATTTCTATGCACCAGttgccataaaaaaatattactgtttatttatttttaataagtacGACCCTTAGATTATAATGCCCCATATCTTGTAGACACTATATAATTACCGAATGGTccttatatttatttgaactaATTAAACGTTGCTGTAGTGCTCTGGATATGACTCATGATTACTAACAAGTGCATGTTTTCACATTTCCTGTTCAGTATGATTATGTTGATCCAAACATAGAAGCATATGAGGTTGGATTCCCCTTTGTTCAGCTTGAAGGAGAGGAGCACAAGATTAACTTCATCCAATCAGACGCCTCAtcgattttaaattatataattaccgCCGTCTTTAGATTGTAGAATTATGCATGAGATGATGATAGTTCATGTAGACTActgcaattaa
Above is a genomic segment from Juglans microcarpa x Juglans regia isolate MS1-56 chromosome 1D, Jm3101_v1.0, whole genome shotgun sequence containing:
- the LOC121244254 gene encoding uncharacterized protein LOC121244254 codes for the protein MECVRADFILDWDLANHRQTVWKQLHKLFNAFHHKLHKKYLSYGSHEEALAGRTELVSNLVWVKLCGRWGSEAFKKMSKQNKENRNKLKTNYTAGKKSFVRVMKKRSTTANLVEFYKEVRWYRSKDKFVTSTTEELYKQMVDKMEGMEPEQRTDEAAASVFREVLGHRPGYARGLGEMVIPTSTRQQVREREKRPAEEEEIYKKDPEYYKTQFEKLRGDVRVLLQRQHEYEKTLYSLMSGMSQGESQRETQGAA